In the genome of Flavobacteriales bacterium, the window AGAATTGATTGAATCGCCATCCATTAAGCACAGCAAGCAATTATACGGAACTGGAGCAATTGCCAATTAGTTATTTTGAAGTATGAAATATTCAAACGGTGAGCTAGAGGTAAGATGGGATAAAGACAAGTGTACACACTCAGCGAATTGTGTTCGACGCTTATCCGATGTGTTCAGACCCAAAGAGCATCCTTGGATTAAAATGGATGAGGCATCTAGTGACTAAATAGAAGAGGTAGTTTTAGCTTGTCCTTCTGGAGCACTATCTTGTAATAGAGTATAACTACTTCTCGTACGGATCTTGGTTTAACAATACCACTTTTATTGTCTCAGATAAATGATCAGATATTACATTGACATAATACATGCCTGAAGACAAGCTGCTCAAATTAAACTGATAAAATTCTGATTTGATGTTTTCTGTTTGCTGATCTGTAAAAACAAGATTTCCATTTAAATCATAAATATTTAAATCTAGATTTATTGAAGCATCAATTAGTCGGATATATAGAATGCTATTAATTATTGGATTAGGATAAAGTGTCAATCGGTCTTCTTGGGAATCAGTTACTCGAATTTCAATTTCATAATTGTATTCACATTTGCCATCTTCTATATAAATATTGATGGGATAAGTGCCCTCAGCAATTTCTATAAAGTAATAGTCCTTGTTTGTATTAGGTTTATCAGGGTACCCGCCATCGACTTGCTGCCACATAATGTCATCATAGCCGGAAGCAATACTAATTAATGTTTCTTGCCCTGGTCGTACAATAGTGTCGAATTCGTTTAGAAGAAGCTTTTCTCCATTAGAAAAGTTCATTGAGAAATATGATTTTAGGGTGCAGGATTCGTTCGATACTTCAAAATATACAGGTATTGAATCTTTAAGGTATCTTCTATCTTCTGCGTATCCATCTTTCCATATAAATGAATTGCTTCCAAGATTGTATACATATGCGAGCATTGAATCTCCGTAGCAATACGAATCGTATCTAGAAGTGGTAGTATATTCAGGCACTTCGCTTATTTCAAATATTGGCGTATTCGAAAACGCAGAGCAGCCCAAGTCGTTTTGATATGTCACTTTTTTGGGAATATTATTATAGCTTAATGTCTTGACAACCAAAAATGGAAAGTTTCCAACTTGTGGGTATGAATATGACCAATCAATATTTACGGTGTTTTCTGTGTCTTCTAAAAAAATGG includes:
- a CDS encoding (4Fe-4S)-binding protein encodes the protein MKYSNGELEVRWDKDKCTHSANCVRRLSDVFRPKEHPWIKMDEASSD